The following is a genomic window from Synergistaceae bacterium.
CTCTAAATCCGGAAACACAAATAAAAATTCTTTATAACGAAGCTCAGTTTTATTTTGTTACGGAAAATATAGAATTTTCTGTAAGAAGAGTAGAATCAAAATTTCCACCATATGAGAAAATATTACCAAAAGGACATTCAACAGTAGTAAAGATTGATAGAGGCGAGCTCATTTCTGCTCTTGAAAGAGTGGACATTATAGTAAGAGATTATAATAGAATGGTCATATTAGAGCTAAAAGAGAATGAAACCCTTGTAATGCGAGGAAAAGCTCCTGACTTGGGATTGGCCAAAGAGGAAGTAGAGGCAGAAATAAAGGGAGACTCTTTAAAAATTGCAGTAAATTCTAAATTTTTTATGGAAGCTTTGAAGGTTTTAAGAGATCCTTATGTTGTTCTGGGATTTAATGGACCTACTGGGCAAATGACAGTAAAAAAAGTAGGCGAAGAAAGCTTTATTTGTTTGATTGCTCCCATAAACATGTCAGAAGAAGAACAAAATATGGATACTATGGAATCATCAGAAGAGTAAAATGGGTTTTAAAAGAGTAAGATTTAATAATTTTAGAAATTTAGAATCCCGGGAGATTAAATGGTTCCCGGGATTAAATTTACTAACGGGAACTAATGGTTCAGGAAAAACCAATATATTGGAAGGTATAAATATGATCTCCGGTTGGGGCCCTTTAGAAAGAGGAACAAAAACAAACTCTCTTCCTACGTGGAATAGCGGAACGACAGAGGTTCAATTAACAGGACAATTGGATGAAGAAGAGATAATAAAAGTAAAGATAGCGGGCAGATATATATTACGAATTGATGATTCTGTTATAAGTGCAACAGATCTTAGATGGAAAATACCGGTACTTTCTTTTCTTCCAAATGACATGTCAATAATAGAGGGATCCTCTTCTTACAGGCGCAGACTGATTGACATGATTTTAATTTTAATTATTCCTTCATACTCATTAAGACTTTGTGATTATAGAAGAGGAATAAGACAGAAATCAGCATTGTTAAAACAGGGAAAATCAACAGAACTTATAGACAGAGTATTAAATCCACTGGCAACATGGATTTGGAAAATGAGAGAAGAAGCAGTTATATTACTGACAGAATGCATAAGAGGGCAAGAAAATCTTTTGCCAGATAAAGGAATAACCTTCTTTCTTAAAAGAGGGGGTTCAGCACAGACAGAAAATATAGAAGACGACTTCCTTTTTTCTTTATTAAAAAATAAAGAAAAAGAAAAAATAATGAAAATTCCTATTGTTGGACCACACAGAGACGATATAATTATAAAAACAGAAGAAAAAAATGTCGCACATTCATTGAGCAGGGGATACAGACGGCGAATTGCTATTGCCATGATTCTTGCAGCAACAGATGGAGTTAGGCGCAAGCTGGGAAGAGCTCCAGTCTTATTGTTGGATGAAGTGACAGCGGAGCTTGATTTAGAGGGAAAAGAACTTTTATTTGATGCATTATTGAAAAGAAATACTCAGGTTTTCGCGGCAACAGCGGAGCCTACAGCTTATGATTTTCCTGGAGAGAAATATACTGTTATCAAGGGAAGAGTGATAAAAAATTAATGCAAATTGATGATAAATACGAAGTAATTGTGGTTGGAGGGGGACATGCAGCTTGTGAAGCAGCCCTAGCTTCATCGAGGATAGGAGCAAAAACGTTGTTGCTAAATTTAAATTTAGACAACATCGCATATATGCCCTGTAATCCTTCAATTGGTGGTCCGGCAAAAGGGCACCTTGTGAGAGAAATAGATGCATTGGGAGGAGAAATCGCGAAGGCAGCAGATGCGTCTACACAACATCTACGTTGGCTCAACACATCAAAGGGTCCCGCCGTTAAAACGTTGCGTGCTCAATGTAATCCAAGACTTTATAGTGATTACTATAGAAGAAAACTACTAAATGAGAAAGAATTAGATATTTATCAAGCAGAAGTAACAGACGTAATGATAGAAAAAGGAGAAATAAAAGGAGTAAAAATAAAAACCGGAC
Proteins encoded in this region:
- a CDS encoding DNA replication/repair protein RecF, with the translated sequence MGFKRVRFNNFRNLESREIKWFPGLNLLTGTNGSGKTNILEGINMISGWGPLERGTKTNSLPTWNSGTTEVQLTGQLDEEEIIKVKIAGRYILRIDDSVISATDLRWKIPVLSFLPNDMSIIEGSSSYRRRLIDMILILIIPSYSLRLCDYRRGIRQKSALLKQGKSTELIDRVLNPLATWIWKMREEAVILLTECIRGQENLLPDKGITFFLKRGGSAQTENIEDDFLFSLLKNKEKEKIMKIPIVGPHRDDIIIKTEEKNVAHSLSRGYRRRIAIAMILAATDGVRRKLGRAPVLLLDEVTAELDLEGKELLFDALLKRNTQVFAATAEPTAYDFPGEKYTVIKGRVIKN